From a region of the Candidatus Brocadia sp. genome:
- a CDS encoding tetratricopeptide repeat protein, with protein MVKRISIAGIITLLLSQPYGFAKEVSLSGDRHFDDGRIDEAIHEYEKSLQKNKKQPEIYFKLGNAYYKKGNLEKALELFTIATQLKPDYAEAYQRMSEVSMQIGVPDDELKVCLKAVQKDPHNADAHLQLGMIYYKRNHSDEAKREYETTIGLDPKKAEAYFNLGVLYQDVNTHDKALEMYKKAIEVSPNYDKAHFNLGIAYYQTGHIEESISAYKRALEINPMYADAYVNLGIACFVNGKYSDAIEALRKALSQGSNIAKIHYYLGNVYHKMDETDTAIVEYKKAVEANSKLVAPHYNLGIIYLKKKMADQAIEEFTKVIILDHDYANAYLSRSKAYELKGDRVNAQNDYNSYQHAKSAFARIYKEEHLSTYYEGSNPDR; from the coding sequence ATGGTAAAAAGAATTTCGATTGCAGGAATTATTACCCTGTTACTTTCCCAGCCTTATGGATTTGCTAAAGAAGTCTCCCTGTCTGGAGATAGACATTTTGACGATGGACGCATTGATGAGGCTATTCATGAGTACGAAAAGTCGCTACAAAAAAACAAGAAACAGCCAGAGATTTATTTTAAACTGGGAAATGCCTATTACAAAAAGGGGAATCTGGAAAAGGCTTTGGAGTTGTTTACGATAGCAACCCAACTCAAACCGGATTATGCTGAGGCCTATCAAAGAATGTCTGAGGTAAGCATGCAGATCGGAGTGCCGGACGATGAGCTTAAGGTTTGCCTGAAAGCAGTACAAAAAGACCCTCATAATGCAGATGCTCATCTTCAATTAGGCATGATTTACTATAAACGTAATCATTCTGATGAAGCAAAGAGGGAATACGAAACGACAATAGGACTCGATCCTAAGAAGGCAGAGGCATATTTTAATCTCGGTGTTTTGTACCAGGATGTTAATACCCATGACAAGGCACTTGAAATGTATAAAAAAGCGATTGAGGTATCACCGAATTATGACAAGGCGCACTTTAACCTGGGAATTGCTTACTATCAGACGGGGCACATTGAAGAATCAATTTCCGCGTATAAGCGAGCGCTTGAAATAAATCCGATGTATGCTGACGCGTATGTGAATTTGGGAATTGCCTGTTTTGTAAACGGAAAGTATAGCGATGCAATCGAAGCGCTGAGAAAGGCGTTATCGCAGGGTTCAAACATTGCCAAGATTCATTATTATCTCGGCAATGTTTATCATAAGATGGACGAAACGGACACGGCGATCGTTGAATACAAAAAGGCGGTAGAGGCCAATTCAAAATTGGTTGCTCCACATTATAATTTAGGTATTATTTATCTGAAAAAGAAAATGGCTGATCAGGCTATAGAGGAATTTACCAAGGTGATTATCCTCGACCACGATTATGCCAATGCCTATTTAAGCCGGAGTAAAGCCTATGAGTTGAAGGGTGACAGAGTGAACGCGCAGAACGATTACAATTCCTACCAGCATGCCAAATCGGCCTTTGCCAGGATTTACAAAGAAGAACACCTGTCCACCTATTATGAAGGTTCAAATCCTGATAGATAA
- a CDS encoding tetratricopeptide repeat protein yields MKLYKYALFLLSLALFCSPFACEKGKNHSEIADGLVRENKLDEALAEYTKAIEANVKLAEAYYGRGVVYFRQDKLEEAATDFRKAIDIKSNYLDAHKKLAETFVKIGAPDDEFQKRYKAIDRDPENPLSYVDLGVFLHKLEKDIDAIAQYKKALELDPGNPYIIFNLGVGYLDMGLYEDAETMFKKAAEINPSYDNAHYNLAVALHKQGKVDDARKELNKTLEVNPKYSNAYVVFGLISLTEKKFDEAIAHYNKAMEINPDNLDARYQRAIVFALQQRYDDALADNLAVLEKNPKYVNAAYNVGVIYHRTDRLDKAMEWYDKITKKIEPLYEDAYYNRAQIYSMKGDHSKAYSDYLSYAYITKWRTGKDPAVVYKQDEIKEMFLSSVPALKGQIKDQELELKSN; encoded by the coding sequence ATGAAATTGTATAAGTACGCATTGTTTTTACTATCATTGGCGCTTTTTTGTTCACCGTTTGCGTGTGAGAAGGGGAAAAACCATAGCGAGATTGCCGATGGCTTAGTGAGGGAAAATAAACTCGATGAAGCGTTAGCAGAGTATACAAAGGCTATAGAAGCCAACGTAAAGCTGGCAGAGGCCTATTATGGAAGAGGAGTTGTCTATTTTCGACAGGACAAGCTTGAGGAGGCGGCGACTGATTTCAGGAAGGCAATTGATATTAAATCGAATTACCTTGACGCTCACAAAAAGTTAGCTGAGACGTTTGTTAAGATTGGAGCGCCAGACGATGAGTTTCAGAAACGATATAAGGCAATTGATAGGGATCCTGAAAACCCACTGTCTTATGTGGATCTCGGTGTTTTTTTGCACAAGCTTGAAAAGGATATCGATGCTATTGCTCAATACAAAAAGGCCTTGGAACTCGATCCGGGAAACCCTTATATTATTTTTAATCTTGGAGTTGGTTATCTGGACATGGGTTTATATGAGGATGCTGAAACCATGTTTAAGAAGGCTGCGGAAATTAATCCTTCCTATGATAATGCACACTATAATCTCGCGGTAGCGCTTCACAAGCAGGGAAAGGTTGATGATGCGAGAAAAGAACTCAACAAAACGTTGGAGGTAAATCCTAAATACTCTAATGCCTATGTTGTCTTTGGTTTAATTAGTCTTACGGAAAAAAAGTTTGATGAAGCTATTGCTCACTACAATAAAGCGATGGAGATAAATCCGGATAATCTTGACGCGCGTTATCAAAGGGCAATCGTTTTTGCTTTACAGCAGAGATACGACGATGCATTGGCTGATAATTTGGCAGTACTGGAAAAAAACCCTAAGTATGTGAATGCAGCCTATAATGTTGGAGTGATCTATCACAGGACGGACCGTCTCGACAAAGCAATGGAATGGTATGACAAGATAACAAAGAAGATTGAGCCTCTTTACGAAGATGCCTATTACAACCGGGCGCAAATCTATTCAATGAAAGGAGACCACAGCAAGGCTTACAGCGATTACCTCTCCTATGCGTATATTACGAAGTGGAGGACGGGAAAAGATCCGGCGGTGGTCTATAAACAGGACGAGATTAAGGAGATGTTCTTGTCTTCGGTTCCTGCCTTAAAAGGTCAGATAAAAGATCAGGAATTGGAATTAAAATCGAACTGA
- a CDS encoding hydrazine oxidoreductase HzoA — MQRFLKVTLASIIGFGTIGVVTNLMTKEAKAVEIITHWVPHEVYGQIGEPDNNGKVFFSGLGAKYMGYPKDSGAPPYPGKYSKFWKTLPAYRYYIPDYMYNRDEVRPSNPIKGTFQLEQCIACHSVMTPGIVRDYKKSAHSRAEPSPTGCDTCHGNNHQKLTMPSSKACGTSECHETQYSEQGQGGIGSHASCSSFAQVECAWSIERPPGDTAGCTFCHTSPEERCSTCHQRHQFDPKVARKSEQCKTCHWGKDHRDWEAYDIGLHGTVYQVNKWDPKQFDWDKKLADADYVGPTCQYCHMRGGHHNVQRFSTVYASMGMSMADRGAPIWKEKRDRWASVCDDCHSPRFAKENLQAMDESVKDAGLKYRETFQIAADLVKDGVADPMPKDLCPDWSGQHIWSLKIGAYHDDPAFGGKAGESGEFRMSNCSDIERLCFESVGYFQTYIYKGMAHGSWNDATYSDGSFGMDRWLVNVKQDASQARRLAALEKKVGITWVPESFWKTGEWLDQLTGPYIVKNHPGKTIFDLCPDPGWLDTHHAPAEEVEYINRKIKELGWKTGHDAHHGDPHDEGARSMGKTH, encoded by the coding sequence ATGCAAAGATTTCTGAAAGTAACATTAGCGTCGATTATAGGTTTTGGCACCATTGGTGTGGTGACGAACCTGATGACAAAAGAGGCAAAGGCAGTAGAAATTATCACTCACTGGGTACCGCACGAAGTATATGGACAGATAGGCGAGCCGGATAATAACGGTAAGGTGTTTTTCTCTGGTTTAGGTGCAAAATATATGGGATATCCTAAGGACTCTGGTGCGCCGCCTTATCCAGGAAAATATAGCAAATTCTGGAAGACGCTACCGGCATACCGTTATTACATCCCTGACTATATGTACAACAGGGATGAGGTAAGGCCGTCAAACCCGATTAAGGGTACGTTCCAGTTAGAGCAGTGTATTGCGTGCCACTCGGTTATGACCCCGGGTATTGTAAGGGATTATAAGAAGAGCGCGCACTCCAGGGCTGAACCAAGCCCGACGGGTTGCGATACCTGCCATGGCAATAATCACCAGAAGTTAACCATGCCGTCATCGAAGGCTTGCGGCACGAGCGAATGCCATGAGACACAGTATTCAGAGCAGGGCCAGGGTGGTATTGGTTCGCACGCTTCCTGTTCAAGCTTTGCTCAGGTAGAATGCGCATGGTCAATTGAAAGGCCGCCAGGAGACACCGCTGGTTGCACGTTCTGTCATACGAGTCCTGAAGAAAGGTGCAGCACCTGTCACCAGAGGCATCAGTTTGATCCGAAGGTTGCAAGGAAATCAGAACAGTGCAAGACGTGCCACTGGGGTAAGGACCACAGGGACTGGGAGGCATACGATATCGGTCTCCACGGTACGGTATATCAGGTGAACAAGTGGGATCCCAAGCAGTTTGACTGGGACAAGAAGCTGGCTGATGCTGATTATGTTGGCCCAACCTGCCAGTATTGCCACATGAGGGGTGGTCATCATAACGTGCAGAGGTTCAGTACGGTATATGCCAGTATGGGTATGTCGATGGCAGATCGTGGCGCGCCTATATGGAAAGAGAAGAGGGACCGTTGGGCATCAGTTTGCGACGATTGCCATTCACCACGGTTTGCAAAGGAAAACTTGCAGGCTATGGATGAATCAGTTAAGGATGCAGGTTTAAAGTATCGTGAGACATTTCAAATTGCAGCAGACCTTGTCAAGGATGGCGTTGCTGATCCTATGCCAAAAGATTTGTGTCCTGACTGGTCAGGTCAGCATATATGGAGTTTGAAGATTGGCGCTTATCATGATGATCCGGCATTTGGTGGCAAGGCCGGTGAATCAGGTGAATTCAGGATGTCGAACTGCTCTGACATTGAGCGTCTGTGCTTCGAGAGCGTTGGATATTTCCAGACATACATTTACAAGGGTATGGCGCATGGTTCATGGAACGATGCTACGTACTCAGATGGTTCGTTTGGTATGGATCGTTGGTTGGTCAACGTGAAGCAGGACGCTTCTCAGGCGAGGAGACTTGCTGCTCTTGAGAAGAAGGTTGGCATTACCTGGGTTCCGGAGAGTTTCTGGAAGACGGGCGAATGGCTTGATCAGTTGACGGGTCCGTACATTGTAAAGAATCATCCTGGAAAGACCATATTTGATCTGTGTCCTGACCCAGGTTGGTTAGATACGCACCATGCTCCTGCTGAGGAAGTTGAGTACATCAACAGGAAGATAAAAGAACTCGGCTGGAAGACCGGACATGATGCTCATCACGGTGACCCACATGATGAAGGTGCAAGATCCATGGGGAAGACGCATTAA
- the trpA gene encoding tryptophan synthase subunit alpha: MNRIDKKFQELKAKKKPAFIPFITAGDPDLQITKDLILEFEKRGADIIELGIPFSDPIADGPIIQASYYRALMKGVKVAHILDMVSEVRKKSEIPIVSMVSYSTVFKKGCQHFIENALKAGLDGLTIPDLPVEENSELFEIAERNNFKIICFVAPTTTDHRMTMIAERAQGFLYYISVVGITGIRDALPDDIVQNIGRLKQLTKVPVAVGFGVSTSDHAKMIGTVADGVIVGSAIMREIVKFEKEPAEKLIRSVGDFVKQLISGAKG; this comes from the coding sequence ATGAACCGGATTGATAAAAAGTTCCAGGAATTAAAAGCAAAGAAAAAACCCGCCTTTATACCATTTATCACGGCAGGAGACCCTGACCTGCAAATTACAAAGGATTTAATTCTGGAGTTTGAGAAAAGGGGTGCCGATATTATAGAACTTGGCATCCCCTTTTCCGATCCTATTGCAGATGGTCCGATTATTCAGGCATCATATTATCGGGCTTTAATGAAGGGCGTCAAGGTTGCGCATATCTTAGACATGGTTTCAGAAGTTCGTAAGAAATCGGAAATTCCTATCGTTTCCATGGTATCGTACAGCACCGTCTTCAAAAAAGGATGCCAGCATTTTATCGAAAATGCCCTGAAGGCAGGCCTGGACGGCTTAACCATCCCTGATCTGCCGGTGGAAGAAAATTCTGAATTGTTTGAGATAGCCGAGAGAAATAATTTTAAGATCATCTGTTTTGTCGCACCGACGACAACGGACCACCGGATGACCATGATTGCCGAAAGGGCTCAGGGTTTTTTATATTACATTTCTGTGGTTGGAATAACGGGAATACGAGATGCCTTGCCGGATGATATTGTTCAAAATATCGGGAGACTGAAACAGTTGACGAAGGTGCCGGTCGCCGTTGGTTTTGGTGTATCGACATCAGATCATGCAAAGATGATCGGTACGGTTGCCGACGGGGTGATCGTAGGGAGCGCTATTATGCGAGAAATTGTGAAATTTGAGAAAGAACCCGCAGAAAAATTGATAAGGAGTGTGGGTGACTTTGTAAAGCAATTGATTTCAGGGGCAAAGGGGTAA
- the trpB gene encoding tryptophan synthase subunit beta: MITTIAQSKTQKSKGISEGTILPDRMGHFGRFGGKFVPETIMPALDQLEKAYFEAKKDPSFNEELEYYLREYVGRPSTLYYAERLTKKLGGAKIYLKREDLNHTGAHKINNTIGQILLAKRMGKKRIIAETGAGQHGVATATAAAMFGIDCEVYMGEEDIRRQALNVFRMKLLGAKVIPVASGSRTLKDATNEALRDWMASVRNTHYIIGSVVGPHPYPMMVRDFQVIIGKEVRKQMLEKEQRLPDYLIACVGGGSNSMGLFHPFIEDKTVNMIGVEAGGLGIEIGQHASTLTSGKIGILHGSASYVLQDEDGQTLPVHSISAGLDYPGVGPEHSYLKDIGRAEYVSITDEEAVNAFQECARLEGIIPALEAAHAIAYTMKFAPRISKDKLIVVCLSGSGDKDSFEVAKKLGYEI; this comes from the coding sequence ATGATAACGACAATAGCGCAATCGAAAACACAGAAATCTAAGGGTATATCAGAAGGAACGATTTTGCCTGACAGGATGGGACATTTCGGGCGTTTTGGCGGAAAGTTTGTCCCCGAAACGATAATGCCGGCTCTGGATCAGCTAGAAAAGGCATATTTTGAGGCTAAAAAAGATCCGTCTTTTAATGAGGAATTAGAGTATTACTTACGAGAATATGTGGGGCGTCCCTCAACGCTCTATTATGCCGAGAGGTTAACGAAAAAGCTGGGTGGCGCAAAGATTTATTTAAAACGGGAAGACCTGAATCATACGGGTGCGCATAAGATTAACAATACCATCGGCCAAATATTGCTTGCCAAAAGGATGGGTAAAAAGCGCATTATTGCCGAGACAGGCGCTGGTCAGCATGGTGTTGCTACGGCGACTGCTGCTGCCATGTTTGGAATCGACTGCGAAGTATATATGGGAGAGGAGGACATAAGGCGACAGGCGCTGAATGTCTTTAGGATGAAGCTCCTTGGGGCGAAGGTAATACCGGTGGCCAGTGGTTCGAGGACGTTAAAAGACGCAACAAATGAGGCGCTCAGGGATTGGATGGCGTCGGTAAGGAATACCCACTACATCATCGGGTCGGTAGTTGGGCCACACCCTTATCCCATGATGGTCCGGGATTTTCAGGTGATAATTGGCAAGGAGGTCAGGAAGCAGATGCTGGAGAAAGAGCAGAGACTGCCTGATTATTTAATTGCCTGCGTTGGCGGCGGAAGTAACTCAATGGGATTATTTCATCCCTTTATTGAAGACAAAACAGTGAATATGATTGGCGTTGAGGCTGGTGGGCTTGGCATAGAAATTGGCCAGCACGCATCCACGCTGACAAGTGGGAAAATAGGTATCTTGCATGGAAGCGCTAGTTATGTGCTGCAGGATGAGGATGGGCAGACATTGCCAGTTCATTCAATATCGGCCGGTTTAGATTACCCTGGGGTTGGTCCGGAGCATAGTTATTTGAAGGATATTGGAAGGGCAGAGTATGTTTCGATTACCGACGAAGAAGCAGTCAATGCTTTTCAGGAATGTGCGAGGCTGGAGGGAATTATTCCAGCCCTCGAAGCTGCTCATGCCATTGCTTACACGATGAAGTTTGCGCCACGAATAAGCAAAGATAAGCTCATTGTTGTGTGTCTTTCGGGGAGCGGCGATAAGGATTCATTTGAGGTCGCAAAAAAACTTGGGTACGAGATTTAA
- a CDS encoding hydroxylamine oxidoreductase: MLDILKKPLSRIALAVAGVSLLTCTVGNSVAKAEGPTFQDVASQVFGQAVGPDNDGTLYVFGLTAKYTKPDYVDGRGPYKSFLKFLPSIRWYDPEHYWTNGSQNEGVFKNEECVLCHTVQTPTIVKDWKKSAHGNLEMRRGLGVKGKDGKPVEGTVGCDACHGNDHQKLFMPTYKNCGECHPRETSEHRSGGLGSHTHAYTVNVLEFSWHVGKPAEEVAGCAECHAIVENRCDGCHTRHVFSPAEARKPTACRYCHMGIDHDEWAMYNTSVHGCLYEAESATMDWSKPSKKGNYRVPTCAYCHMQDGNHNPQQFGTIYSDMGMFQVDRGAPKHKAKRDAWIKKCQDCHSPRFAADKLKEMDAGVNLSFTKWREAAAVIVGCFLDGVVDPMPEGSPPDWYGHYTFSLLPGGDPRFYATSNLERLGLEMICYLTGNVYKAYAHMSMYNQTYGNGSAFEQDRKLVEIKTEAAKLRRFAAIEKKIGLEHKSEGFWQHGEYLDLLPGWIRKPGDVDVEWFKRTDIPHRANADAGVAPHGH, encoded by the coding sequence ATGCTTGATATTTTGAAGAAGCCGTTGTCCAGGATCGCTCTTGCTGTAGCGGGAGTATCGCTGCTGACGTGTACGGTGGGTAATAGTGTTGCGAAGGCAGAAGGACCTACATTTCAGGATGTAGCATCGCAAGTGTTTGGTCAGGCAGTTGGTCCGGATAACGACGGGACATTGTATGTGTTTGGATTAACGGCAAAATATACTAAGCCTGATTATGTCGATGGAAGAGGTCCTTATAAATCGTTTTTGAAATTTTTACCTTCAATTCGTTGGTATGATCCGGAACATTATTGGACAAATGGTAGTCAGAATGAAGGTGTTTTTAAGAATGAAGAGTGCGTTCTTTGTCATACGGTGCAGACTCCAACCATTGTAAAGGATTGGAAGAAGAGCGCCCATGGCAATTTGGAAATGAGAAGAGGGCTTGGTGTAAAGGGGAAAGATGGAAAGCCAGTTGAAGGCACCGTCGGCTGTGATGCATGTCATGGCAATGATCATCAGAAGCTTTTTATGCCAACGTACAAAAATTGCGGTGAGTGCCATCCAAGAGAGACTTCCGAACACAGGTCGGGTGGATTAGGTTCGCATACCCATGCTTATACGGTGAACGTATTGGAATTTTCATGGCATGTAGGAAAGCCGGCTGAAGAGGTTGCCGGTTGCGCAGAGTGTCATGCCATCGTAGAAAATCGTTGTGATGGTTGTCATACGAGACATGTGTTTAGCCCTGCTGAGGCGAGGAAGCCAACTGCCTGCAGATACTGCCATATGGGTATAGATCATGATGAATGGGCAATGTACAACACCTCTGTTCATGGTTGCTTGTATGAAGCAGAATCAGCCACTATGGACTGGAGTAAGCCTTCCAAGAAAGGCAACTACAGAGTCCCAACATGCGCTTATTGCCACATGCAGGATGGAAATCACAATCCGCAACAATTTGGAACCATCTATAGCGATATGGGTATGTTCCAGGTCGATCGTGGAGCGCCAAAACACAAGGCAAAGCGAGATGCATGGATAAAGAAGTGTCAGGACTGCCATTCCCCAAGGTTTGCTGCTGACAAACTAAAAGAAATGGATGCTGGTGTTAATTTGAGCTTTACCAAATGGAGAGAAGCTGCGGCGGTTATCGTTGGTTGCTTCCTGGATGGAGTTGTTGATCCAATGCCAGAGGGTTCGCCTCCTGATTGGTATGGTCACTATACGTTCAGTTTGTTGCCAGGTGGAGATCCCAGGTTCTACGCTACTTCAAACCTGGAACGTTTAGGTCTTGAAATGATTTGCTATCTTACTGGTAACGTTTACAAAGCCTACGCTCATATGTCAATGTACAACCAGACATATGGAAACGGAAGTGCCTTCGAACAGGATAGAAAGTTGGTTGAAATCAAGACCGAGGCAGCGAAGCTAAGAAGGTTTGCCGCCATTGAGAAAAAGATTGGTTTAGAGCACAAGTCAGAAGGGTTCTGGCAGCATGGTGAATACCTGGATTTACTCCCAGGCTGGATAAGAAAACCAGGCGACGTAGATGTTGAATGGTTTAAGAGAACTGATATTCCTCACCGTGCAAATGCAGACGCTGGTGTTGCGCCGCATGGTCACTAA
- a CDS encoding beta-propeller fold lactonase family protein has protein sequence MKGRGWIGAAVVGAVLSVVGVSSAGFIQGTHVKTDLPGPFHITTSPDGGTLYICNQSGHSVTFVDARTQKVTGEVAVGVQPEAAATTPDNAFLYVCNAESDSVSVIDVARKQVVKEIKVGDWPSGIKISRDGKTAYVACSGNMWNTVDVIDTGRMEKTRAIYTSDYGPRTLDISPDGKTLAVINDTVGSISRSVNFIDVDTSRVLEKRVIRESSNLRDVVYTPDGQYVVVTYETPKNWLPVCEAENGQVFTNNIAVLETKPGGKVARLPLDELNNYDGNPYGLAMDPKGRYLYIGVRGMHRVTILDMAKVLNAVRGNSQAELDYLRDDLGFVRDYLVARVPTGLGPSSVCLSPDGKYCYAANYFSNNVSVIRTPVD, from the coding sequence ATGAAAGGAAGAGGATGGATAGGAGCAGCGGTAGTGGGAGCGGTGCTGTCGGTGGTGGGTGTGTCGAGCGCTGGGTTTATCCAGGGGACACACGTGAAGACGGATCTGCCGGGGCCGTTTCATATCACGACGTCGCCGGATGGAGGGACGTTGTATATCTGCAATCAGTCGGGGCATAGCGTGACGTTTGTGGATGCCCGGACGCAGAAGGTGACGGGTGAGGTTGCGGTAGGAGTGCAGCCTGAGGCGGCGGCGACAACGCCGGACAATGCGTTTTTGTATGTATGCAATGCCGAGAGCGACAGCGTGTCGGTGATTGACGTGGCGCGCAAGCAGGTCGTCAAGGAGATCAAGGTGGGGGACTGGCCAAGCGGGATAAAGATTTCCAGAGACGGGAAGACGGCATACGTTGCATGTTCGGGAAATATGTGGAACACGGTTGATGTGATAGACACGGGGAGGATGGAGAAGACGAGGGCGATCTACACGAGTGATTACGGTCCAAGGACCTTGGACATATCGCCGGACGGCAAGACGCTTGCGGTGATTAATGACACGGTAGGTTCGATTAGCCGGAGCGTGAATTTTATTGATGTGGACACGAGCCGTGTGCTTGAGAAGCGGGTAATCCGTGAGAGTTCCAACCTGAGGGATGTGGTATATACGCCTGATGGGCAGTATGTGGTGGTGACGTATGAGACGCCGAAGAACTGGTTGCCGGTGTGCGAGGCAGAGAACGGGCAGGTCTTTACGAACAACATCGCGGTGCTGGAGACGAAGCCGGGTGGTAAGGTAGCGCGGTTGCCGCTGGATGAGTTGAACAACTACGATGGAAATCCGTACGGGTTGGCGATGGATCCGAAGGGCCGGTATCTGTATATTGGGGTAAGAGGCATGCACCGGGTAACGATCCTGGATATGGCGAAGGTGTTGAACGCCGTGCGCGGGAATTCACAGGCGGAGCTGGATTACCTGAGGGATGATCTTGGATTTGTAAGGGATTATCTGGTGGCCAGGGTGCCGACGGGACTTGGGCCAAGCTCAGTGTGTTTATCACCGGATGGGAAGTATTGCTATGCAGCGAACTATTTTTCCAACAACGTGTCCGTGATAAGGACGCCGGTGGATTAA
- a CDS encoding sigma-54 dependent transcriptional regulator, which translates to MGSKVLIVDDEKLMRISLESQLRKDGYQVKSVDNATEGLKMVKSEDYDVVVTDLRLSGMNGMELLKEIKKYNQEIIVVIMTAYGTLESAVSAIKDGAYDYIAKPFSTDELMIKLQRALHHKNTAAEVNRLRGEIQAEFEFCNIVGKSESMKKVLEIVKSVSERDTTVLIRGESGTGKEKIAGAIHYHSSRKTGPFIRVSCAALNREILESELFGHEKGAFTGAIKTRRGRFELADGGSIFLDDVDDIPVDMQVKLLRVLQERTFERVGGEETLGVNVRIICATKKDLLERVKEGYFREDLFYRLNVVQISIPSLRERKEDIPLLINYFLRKFVSQYEDALPDVSPEAKEVLMAYDWPGNVRELENVIEHAVAFSKSKGISLETLPEYLRKYDVNTDLLSMDLYNKQSINLQDALTEVEKKLIQWAHQKTNGNQVKMAEILGVPRTTLRNRLVRLQLFDKSMS; encoded by the coding sequence ATGGGTAGTAAAGTGTTGATCGTAGACGATGAAAAACTTATGAGGATATCCTTGGAGAGCCAGTTAAGGAAGGATGGGTATCAGGTGAAATCGGTGGATAATGCAACCGAGGGGCTAAAAATGGTGAAGTCTGAAGACTACGACGTGGTGGTCACGGACTTAAGACTGTCAGGCATGAATGGAATGGAGCTTCTCAAGGAAATAAAGAAATACAACCAGGAGATTATTGTTGTTATCATGACGGCGTATGGCACCCTTGAAAGCGCCGTATCTGCGATCAAGGATGGTGCATACGACTATATTGCAAAGCCTTTCTCTACAGACGAGTTGATGATCAAACTGCAAAGGGCGCTTCACCACAAAAACACGGCTGCAGAAGTAAATCGTCTCAGAGGTGAAATTCAGGCTGAATTTGAATTTTGCAATATTGTCGGAAAGAGTGAATCGATGAAAAAGGTGCTTGAAATTGTGAAGAGCGTTTCTGAAAGGGACACAACCGTTCTGATACGGGGAGAAAGCGGAACCGGAAAGGAAAAAATAGCCGGCGCTATTCATTACCACAGCAGCAGAAAAACGGGGCCATTTATCAGGGTAAGTTGCGCCGCGTTGAACAGGGAAATTTTAGAGAGCGAGCTCTTCGGGCACGAGAAGGGGGCATTTACGGGTGCAATTAAGACTCGACGCGGAAGGTTTGAGTTGGCGGATGGCGGGTCAATTTTTCTGGATGACGTAGATGATATCCCTGTGGATATGCAGGTCAAGCTCCTGCGTGTGCTTCAGGAGAGGACTTTTGAAAGGGTTGGTGGAGAAGAAACCCTTGGTGTTAACGTAAGAATTATCTGCGCAACGAAAAAAGACCTCCTTGAACGGGTAAAAGAGGGTTATTTTCGGGAAGACTTGTTTTACCGGTTGAATGTGGTTCAAATCAGCATACCGTCATTACGGGAACGAAAGGAAGATATACCGCTGTTGATCAACTATTTTTTAAGAAAGTTTGTGTCGCAATACGAAGACGCCTTGCCGGATGTTTCACCAGAGGCAAAAGAGGTCCTGATGGCCTACGATTGGCCCGGGAATGTAAGAGAGCTTGAAAATGTTATTGAACACGCTGTTGCATTCTCCAAATCCAAGGGTATCTCATTGGAAACTCTTCCGGAGTATTTAAGAAAGTACGATGTGAACACCGACTTGTTGTCAATGGATTTATATAATAAACAATCGATAAATTTGCAAGACGCGCTTACCGAAGTGGAAAAAAAACTTATTCAATGGGCACACCAAAAGACGAATGGCAATCAAGTCAAAATGGCGGAGATTTTAGGCGTTCCGCGCACGACACTTCGCAATAGATTGGTTCGGCTGCAATTGTTTGACAAATCAATGTCTTAG